The following are from one region of the Oscarella lobularis chromosome 3, ooOscLobu1.1, whole genome shotgun sequence genome:
- the LOC136184230 gene encoding terminal nucleotidyltransferase 4B-like, translating into METRTGWSQPEEEGPALEMWSRTLETTIGPQTQRSLSRQHEDLRPRAPDYLPLDKRTRTRRNSPISPPPPSRHPHRRPRPSDLVRSTAPWRKQRPYPDGVIGLHEEILDFNEYIRPRRAEHNMRMDVVARIETAIVSQWPSAQVSCFGSFKTMLYLPTSDIDIVVFGEWQVLPLKTLERLLVDNGIAEVESIKVLDKAKVPIVKLTDRETLVKVDISFNADTGVTSAALIEDFMRRYDPVLQTLVVVLKQFLLLRNLNEVFTGGISSYSLILMAISFLQLHPRSGSTGKDANLGVLLIEFFELYGRNFNYSNVGISVLKGGRYFDKNKFYEQMGDGFMPSLLCIQDPFDEKKDVGRSSYGALQVKQAFDYAYIVLVQAVLNPEPPRFRGETSTLSRIIRVPQDVIKYREWVMRKWTLRGSSPPSLQDDEQRERVAALEAIVPSPERDPQSSPDIIGGVSADGQNGGELSDRELFKTPPPPSDPPLWSDQSRGLSYAAAASTSAAFKGKATKEENEMTGIGDATAVTPPPQPQPQSEAVASGGSQGDSSEAEFVSASSGLASPCKTDESTDSDGRTSTGSVNRETKLVHMTVARIVEEAKPPQLKIKLKGRKGSKGSLAARRWDDGGAGKKGASGSATAVLSPSSGGMRSRSNSSSSNASSNGRPSRKKSRKSHTHHHHHHHHGPSATQTKKS; encoded by the exons ATGGAGACGCGCACGGGCTGGTCACAACCGGAAGAAGAAGGTCCCGCCCTCGAAATGTGGTCTCGAACGCTCGAAACGACAATCGGGCCCCAAACGCAGCGCTCGCTCTCGCGCCAACACGAAGACCTTCGTCCGAGAGCACCCGACTATCTACCACTCGACAAAAGAACAAGAACACGTCGCAACAGCCCAATCTCGCCACCCCCACCGTCTCGCCACCCCCATCGCCGCCCCCGACCCTCCGATCTCGTTCGCTCGACGGCGCCGTGGCGAAAGCAACGTCCCTACCCGGACGGCGTGATCGG ACTCCACGAAGAAATCTTGGACTTCAACGAGTACATACGTCCCCGTCGCGCCGAGCATAACATGCGAatggacgtcgtcgcgcgaatCGAGACGGCGATCGTTAGTCAGTGGCCATCCGCGCAG gtGTCGTGTTTTGGTAGTTTCAAGACGATGCTCTATTTGCCGACTAG CGACatcgacatcgtcgtcttcggcgaaTGGCAAGTTCTGCCTCTGAAGACGCTTgaacgtcttctcgtcgataaTGGCATTGCCGAAGTGGAGTCGATTAAAGTATTGGATAAGGCTAAG GTTCCTATTGTAAAATTGACTGATCGAGAAACGCTGGTCAAAGTCGATATAAGTTTTAATGCGGATACTGGTGTGACCAGCGCGGCGTTGATCGAG gACTTTATGCGACGCTACGATCCCGTGCTGCAGACACTGGTTGTCGTCTTGAAGCAGTTCTTGCTGCTTCGCAATTTGAACGAAGTCTTTACGGGCGGAATTAGTTCGTACAGTCTGATCCTGATGGCAATCAGTTTTTTGCAG CTTCATCCGAGATCCGGTTCTACAGGAAAAGACGCTAATCTCGGCGTCTTGCTCATCGAATTCTTCGAGTTATACGGAAGAAATTTCAACTACAGCAACGTGGGAATAAGCGTGCTCAAAGGAGGACGCTATTTCGATAAG AATAAATTCTACGAACAAATGGGCGACGGTTTCATGCCATCGCTATTATGCATTCAAGACCCTTTTGATGAAA AAAAGGACGTAGGACGCAGCTCCTATGGAGCTCTTCAGGTCAAGCAAGCGTTCGATTACGCTTATATTGTATTAGTGCAAGCGGTGCTCAATCCCGAACCGCCTCGATTTCGCGGGGAAACATC AACTCTAAGTCGCATCATTCGCGTGCCACAGGATGTCATCAAATATCGCGAATGGGTCATGCGAAAGTGGACTCTGAGaggatcgtcgccgccttctcttcaagacgacgaacaACGAGAACGTGTTGCTGCTCTTGAGGCGATCGTCCCCTCGCCCGAACGCGACCCACAATCATCGCCGGATATTATAGGGGGAGTCTCTGCTGACGGACAGAATGGGGGCGAGTTATCTGATCGGGAATTGTTCAAAactccgcctcctccgtcGGACCCGCCGCTTTGGTCAGACCAGTCGCGTGGACTCAGTTATGCCGCGGCCGCCAGCACTTCCGCCGCGTTCAAAGGAAAAGCCACCAAGGAGGAAAATGAG ATGACAGGTAttggcgacgcgacggcggtcACTCCACCGCCGCAGCCCCAGCCTCAATCTGAGGCAGTTGCGTCGGGAGGTAGTCAGGGTGACAGCAGTGAGGCCGAATTCGTTTCGGCATCAAGCGGTCTTGCGTCGCCGTGCAAAACGGACGAGAGCACGGACTCGGACGGCCGTACGTCGACTGGCTCAGTCAACCGGGAGACGAAATTGGTTCACATGACCGTGGCGCGTATCGTGGAAGAAGCGAAGCCGCCGCAGttgaaaattaaattaaaaggGAGAAAGGGCAGTAAGGGAAGCTTAGCTGCAAGACGATGGGACGATGGAGGGGCCGGGAAAAAAGGGGCAAGCGGCTCGGCAACAGCCGTGCTGAGTCCTTCCAGTGGGGGAATGCGAAGTCGAAGTAATAGCAGTAGCAGTAACGCAAGCAGTAATGGGAGGCCGtctcgaaaaaaatcgaggaAAAGCCAtactcatcatcatcatcatcaccatcatgGGCCGTCGGCTAcgcagacgaagaagagctaA
- the LOC136184255 gene encoding endosome-associated-trafficking regulator 1-like isoform X1, whose translation MEEEEEKIRKEANPFSFKAFVKKSAAPPEVRHSDSEDDMLFSKMPPNASRKASLAQSGPNSADSPFPEVAADEENDETLTIKGKKKPKPNPFSFTNFVKRETKPKKLFDSDSDDDVDDVVVPPPPVSAPPKRSVSKTVDIFDDEFESEGENDDPPIINYKLELEKIKLENSQLKDELKSVTDKLKKETQKSATLKKKMETLKKKEKEETAALENMVHMVEKNLKISTERAVKAETKAAQLQQELHASQATLSDAGRKHFTAHYQAQFVLVEDQSHAAAEKMINAAMKAQKSLEDLKANVDDLKLASALMQSVARTAHVAQAPMGSES comes from the exons atggaggaggaagaagagaagattcGAAAGGAGGCGAATCCCTTCTCTTTCAAGGCATTCGTCAAAAAATCTGCTGCTCCTCCGGAAGTCCGCCACTCGGATTCCGAAGACGACATGCTTTTCTCGAAAATGCCTCCAAATGCAAGCCGAAAAGCGTCGTTGGCTCAATCCGGACCCAATTCCGCGGACTCTCCGTTTCCCGAAGTGGCAGCAGACG aagaaaacgacgaaacgttgacgatcaaaggaaagaagaagccCAAACCGAATCCGTTCTCCTTCACGAACTTCGTCAAACGCGAAACGAAGCCCAAG AAACTTTTTGATTCCGACAgcgatgatgacgtagacgacgtcgtagtgccgccgccaccaGTGTCCGCTCCTCCAAAGCGTTCTGTTAGTAAAACTGTAGAtattttcgacgacgagtttgaGAGCGAAggggaaaacgacgatcCTCCCATCATCAATTACAAATTGGAATTAGAAAAG ATCAAGCTAGAAAATAGCCAGTTGAAAGACGAACTTAAATCTGTGACGGATAAGCTGAAAAAGGAGACACAGAA GTCGGCAacgttgaaaaagaaaatggaaaccttgaaaaagaaggaaaaggaagaaacggCCGCCCTGGAAAACATGGTCCACATGGTggaaaagaatttgaaaattaGCACA GAAAGAGCCGTAAAGGCTGAAACAAAGGCAGCCCAGCTTCAACAGGAGCTCCACGCAAGCCAGGCAACGCTTTCTGACGCTGGCCGAAAGCATTTTACTGCGCACTATCAAGCACAATTCGTTCTCGTAGAAGACCAGTCGCATGCCGCAGCTGAGAAAATGATAAATGCTGCAATGAAAGCCCAGAAGTCTCTTGA GGATCTCAAAGCGAACGTTGACGATCTGAAGCTCGCTTCGGCGTTGATGCAGTCTGTTGCGCGGACCGCTCACGTTGCCCAAGCCCCCATGGGGTCAGAATCATAA
- the LOC136184255 gene encoding endosome-associated-trafficking regulator 1-like isoform X2 has product MEEEEEKIRKEANPFSFKAFVKKSAAPPEVRHSDSEDDMLFSKMPPNASRKASLAQSGPNSADSPFPEVAADENDETLTIKGKKKPKPNPFSFTNFVKRETKPKKLFDSDSDDDVDDVVVPPPPVSAPPKRSVSKTVDIFDDEFESEGENDDPPIINYKLELEKIKLENSQLKDELKSVTDKLKKETQKSATLKKKMETLKKKEKEETAALENMVHMVEKNLKISTERAVKAETKAAQLQQELHASQATLSDAGRKHFTAHYQAQFVLVEDQSHAAAEKMINAAMKAQKSLEDLKANVDDLKLASALMQSVARTAHVAQAPMGSES; this is encoded by the exons atggaggaggaagaagagaagattcGAAAGGAGGCGAATCCCTTCTCTTTCAAGGCATTCGTCAAAAAATCTGCTGCTCCTCCGGAAGTCCGCCACTCGGATTCCGAAGACGACATGCTTTTCTCGAAAATGCCTCCAAATGCAAGCCGAAAAGCGTCGTTGGCTCAATCCGGACCCAATTCCGCGGACTCTCCGTTTCCCGAAGTGGCAGCAGACG aaaacgacgaaacgttgacgatcaaaggaaagaagaagccCAAACCGAATCCGTTCTCCTTCACGAACTTCGTCAAACGCGAAACGAAGCCCAAG AAACTTTTTGATTCCGACAgcgatgatgacgtagacgacgtcgtagtgccgccgccaccaGTGTCCGCTCCTCCAAAGCGTTCTGTTAGTAAAACTGTAGAtattttcgacgacgagtttgaGAGCGAAggggaaaacgacgatcCTCCCATCATCAATTACAAATTGGAATTAGAAAAG ATCAAGCTAGAAAATAGCCAGTTGAAAGACGAACTTAAATCTGTGACGGATAAGCTGAAAAAGGAGACACAGAA GTCGGCAacgttgaaaaagaaaatggaaaccttgaaaaagaaggaaaaggaagaaacggCCGCCCTGGAAAACATGGTCCACATGGTggaaaagaatttgaaaattaGCACA GAAAGAGCCGTAAAGGCTGAAACAAAGGCAGCCCAGCTTCAACAGGAGCTCCACGCAAGCCAGGCAACGCTTTCTGACGCTGGCCGAAAGCATTTTACTGCGCACTATCAAGCACAATTCGTTCTCGTAGAAGACCAGTCGCATGCCGCAGCTGAGAAAATGATAAATGCTGCAATGAAAGCCCAGAAGTCTCTTGA GGATCTCAAAGCGAACGTTGACGATCTGAAGCTCGCTTCGGCGTTGATGCAGTCTGTTGCGCGGACCGCTCACGTTGCCCAAGCCCCCATGGGGTCAGAATCATAA
- the LOC136184229 gene encoding G patch domain-containing protein 1-like yields MALSFVTIGTAKDVPENEEEDIARRRKAEFDNQVVKDKQGRRRFHGAFTGGFSAGFFNTVGTQEGWTPTAFVSSRASKFGSRQQRPEDFMDDEDFDEFGIAPRNVVTTEPFAGEKDVVELERKRRNPTAEQNLLAPLETLIRPTRMTIGMTLLNKMGWKEGQGIGPRVARPEAGMKTYGCAPLSGEESDANLFAPRDVDIVQFVAKDDVKGIGYQGLDPSAALHQHKTQETKTFMGIAGKGFGTGALEDEDEEDVYVTDHLSNYSKTIDVAGAESGYSWTGAGIGGVIDDTVTVNNMFRQVPKGAAKKKVFPPPLLPNGYKPKRPFSSATATTTTTEPGRPLNARQRAQMLGEKPVGHSDSVFGLLSDEDKARLLAAKESLSQKSIVETQEMRTEWQRKQEEKEKEQYRRVAQNFKPLANVFQSRFTPSSEGKLKSDEEPEVKISQEESDTKAATAAAKMKMFGVMTRQVIDWHPDRLLCRRFNVPDPYPRSTIVGVPKLHKSTSTLGNFVDVNRLVGTASGDVMKKGGDEKKSKEAAVVVESKLEFQRVLETKPEPKEETKGEGGENVDDGSFETQRPSMDIFKAVFGESDEEEEDEAEEEEKDEEKATEVDEVSVVKDSQGHREEEQTSMKQVEKTLVETEEKTVSKVNSSEDTKNDDDDMETSFGPAPPPVSIIVFPNADDSDSSVDEKKQKHRHKDKKKRKKRKHKHSKRGP; encoded by the exons ATGGCCCTGAGCTTCGTGACTATCGGAACGGCGAAAGACGTTCCcgagaacgaagaagaggacatCGCACGACGCAGAAAAGCCGAATTCGATAACCAAGTCGTCAAAGACAAGCAAGGTCGACGCCGATTTCACGGCGCATTTACGGGAGGCTTTTCGGCCGGATTTTTCAACACGGTCGGCACGCAAGAAG GATGGACTCCGACGgccttcgtttcgtcgcgagCGAGCAAATTCGGCTCTCGACAGCAGCGACCCGAAGATTTCATGGACGACGAG gatttcgacgaattcggtATCGCGCCGCGAAACGTCGTTACGACGGAACCATTCGCCGGCGAAAAGgatgtcgtcgaattggagagaaagagacgaaatcCAACAGCGGAACAAAATCTACTCGCTCCCCTCGAAACACTTATAAGACCAACGAG AATGACTATTGGCATGACGCTTTTAAATAAAATGGGTTGGAAAGAGGGGCAGGGTATTGGGCCGAGAGTGGCGCGACCAGAAGCTGGAA TGAAGACTTACGGCTGTGCTCCCCTTTCTGGAGAGGAATCCGATGCGAATTTATTTGCTCCTCGTGACGTCGATATTGTTCAATTTGTCGCCAAAGACGACGTGAAGGGAATCGGGTATCAGGGACTTGATCCGTCTGCTGCCCTGCATCAGCACAAGACgcaagaaacgaaaacgtttaTGGGCATAGCAGGAAAGGGTTTCGGAACCGGAGCTCTTGaggatgaagacgaagaggatgtCTACGTTACTGATCATCTTTCGAATTACAGCAAGACAATTGACGTCGCTGGTGCAGAGAGTGGCTACAGTTGGACAGGAGCTGGAATTGGTGGCGTCATCG ATGACACTGTGACTGTCAATAACATGTTTCGGCAGGTGCCAAAGGGCGCTGCTAAGAAAAAG GTTTTCCCTCCGCCTCTTCTTCCAAATGGTTACAAGCCAAAACGGCCGTTTTCCAGTGCTActgctactactactactacagaGCCAGGCAGGCCATTGAATGCTCGGCAAAGGGCCCAGATGTTGGGTGAAAAGCCCGTAGGAC ATTCTGATTCCGTATTTGGGCTTCTTTCTGATGAGGATAAGGCGCGCTTGCTTGCGGCAAAGGAGTCCTTGAGTCAGAAGTCAATTG TTGAGACTCAGGAGATGAGAACCGAATGGCAGCGAAAacaggaagagaaagagaaggagcaGTACAGAAGAGTGGCTCAAAATTTCAAGCCACTTGCAAACGTATTCCAATCTCGTTTCACGCCTTCCAGCGAGGGAAAGCTCAAATCAGACGAAGAACCAGAAGTGAAAATTTCCCAAGAAGAG AGTGACACAAAGGCTGCCACAGCTGCAGCCAAAATGAAAATGTTTGGAGTGATGACAAGACAGGTTATAGACTGGCATCCGGATCGGCTTCTTTGTAGACGATTTAACGTGCCAGATCCATATCCAAG ATCCACTATCGTTGGTGTACCCAAGTTGCACAAGTCGACGTCCACTTTAGGCAACTTCGTTGATGTGAATCGATTAGTTGGGACGGCTTCGGGGGATGTTATGAAGAAGGGTGGTGATGAGAAGAAGTCAAAGGAGGCTGCCGTGGTAGTGGAGAGCAAACTTGAGTTCCAACGGGTCTTGGAAACGAAGCCAGAGCCTAAGGAAGAAACAAAG GGAGAAGGGGGTGAGAATGTGGATGATGGCAGTTTTGAAACTCAAAGACCTTCGATGGACATTTTCAAAGCGGTATTTGGCGAATCtgatgaagaggaagaagacgaggcagaggaagaagagaaagatgagGAAAAGGCAACAGAGGTAGATGAAGTGTCAGTAGTAAAAGATAGCCAAGGAcacagagaagaagaacagaCTTCAATGAAGCAAGTAGAAAAGACTCTCGTTGAGACAGAGGAGAAAACAGTATCGAAAGTCAATTCAAGTGAAGACACGaagaatgatgatgatgatatg gagaCTTCCTTTGGTCCTGCACCCCCTCCAGTCAGTATCATCGTTTTTCCCAATGCTGATGATTCAGACAGTtccgttgacgagaaaaagcaaaagcatCGGCACAAG GATAAAAAGAAGCGTAAGAAGCGTAAACATAAACATTCTAAGAGAGGACCGTag
- the LOC136184605 gene encoding uncharacterized protein, which translates to MFADTFPVFTETIGRLVGKKATICCGKEDVFEVFSSSGCTYRLVHGFIYRFMYAAASGWLSMGFLNLWIILVLLKGDSFSRNSNRIHLIQFICVWSIIFTMTLIPYTLKGPDTYTSSLLTYPLVSGDAKLDYYFYFLPTQVAYILVSVTLPHLIYTLKKRGVRRKSLTRQKSVRELQYVQRRFLVMMVFTFVIVTFLIINFIHRTFVVYKYDIGKAMVDYFNCVFLYPEKNCPRALPFQQLIFVRLLIERLNLLIAMIGILVFFSADKNFRSMWRKAIRVAISRREKTVLAESSGTTSSAK; encoded by the exons ATGTTCGCTGATACATTTCCAG TGTTCACGGAAACAATCGGCAGACTCGTTGGAAAAAAAGCCACTATATGCTGTGGCAAAGAAGACGTGTTCGAAGTATTTTCTTCAAGTGGTTGCACGTACAGGTTGGTGCACG GATTCATTTATCGATTCATGTACGCGGCAGCTAGTGGATGGTTATCCATGGGATTCTTAAATCTCTGGATAATTCTCGTTCTCCTCAAAGGCGACTCATTTTCTCGCAATTCAAACCGTATTCATCTGATTCAGTTTATATGCGTTTGGAGCATAATCTTTACAATGACTCTAATACCGTATACACTAAAGGGACCGGATACGTACACAAGCAGTCTGCTGACATATCCACTCGTTTCTGGAGACGCTAAGCTAGACTACTACTTCTATTTTCTTCCAACTCAAGTGGCCTACATATTGGTATCGGTCACCTTACCTCATCTCATTTATACATTGAAAAAACGA gGTGTTAGACGTAAGTCTCTCACTCGTCAGAAAAGTGTTCGAGAACTCCAGTACGttcaacgtcgatttcttgtCATGATGGTCTTCACGTTTGTCATTGTAACGTTTCTCATCATCAATTTTATTCACAGAACGTTCGTCGTCTACAAGTACGACATCGGGAAAGCGATGGTCGACTATTTCAATTGCGTCTTTCTGTATCCGGAGAAGAATTGCCCGCGCGCTCTTCCCTTTCAACAGTTGATATTCGTTCGGCTTCTGATCGAACGGCTGAATCTACTAATTGCAATGATTGGAATATTGGTATTTTTTAGTGCCGACAAAAACTTCAGATCCATGTGGAGAAAGGCAATTCGCGTGGCAATtagtagaagagaaaaaaccgtTCTGGCCGAATCAAGTGGCACTACTAGTAGTGCCAAGTGA